The Halogranum gelatinilyticum genome contains a region encoding:
- a CDS encoding PhzF family phenazine biosynthesis protein, with product MDTRRALLVDAFTAEPLTGNAAGIVPDGDGLSDAQMQAIARELAVSETVFVQDPAADGDYRVRYFTPTQEVDLCGHATVALHAHLHAEGDLDAGTHAMETNVGTLDVDIADDGTVWMTQADPEVRHIDIDEARVADALDIDVAALRDVGADLPMAVATTGLPFLMVPVNFLEHLGNADPDMAAVETLTDEYDAAGIYAFTFDALDADSTLHGRMFAPGAGIPEDPVTGTASGACGAYLDHFGAFDDEFPEEMRFEQGHYVDRPGLVRVRVGDAVRVGGHAVTAFDGSLVVPDDDEEDDIIEA from the coding sequence ATGGACACCCGACGCGCCCTGCTCGTCGACGCCTTCACCGCCGAGCCGCTCACCGGGAACGCCGCCGGTATCGTCCCCGACGGCGACGGTCTCTCGGACGCGCAGATGCAGGCCATCGCCCGCGAACTCGCAGTCAGTGAGACGGTCTTCGTGCAGGACCCCGCGGCCGACGGCGACTACCGCGTCCGGTATTTCACACCCACGCAGGAGGTCGACCTCTGTGGCCACGCGACGGTCGCGCTCCACGCGCATCTCCACGCGGAGGGCGACCTCGACGCCGGGACCCACGCGATGGAGACGAACGTCGGCACCCTCGATGTCGACATCGCCGACGACGGAACCGTCTGGATGACGCAGGCCGACCCGGAGGTCCGCCACATCGACATCGACGAGGCGCGGGTGGCCGACGCGCTCGACATCGACGTGGCCGCGTTGCGTGACGTCGGTGCGGACCTCCCGATGGCCGTTGCCACGACGGGCCTCCCGTTTCTGATGGTGCCGGTCAACTTCCTCGAACATCTCGGCAACGCCGACCCGGACATGGCCGCCGTCGAGACACTGACCGACGAGTACGACGCCGCCGGAATCTACGCGTTCACCTTCGACGCGCTCGACGCCGACTCGACGCTCCACGGCCGGATGTTCGCCCCCGGTGCCGGGATTCCCGAAGACCCCGTGACCGGAACCGCGAGCGGGGCCTGCGGCGCGTATCTGGACCACTTCGGCGCGTTCGACGACGAGTTCCCCGAGGAGATGCGGTTCGAACAGGGCCACTACGTCGACCGCCCCGGACTGGTCCGGGTCCGCGTCGGCGACGCGGTCCGCGTCGGGGGTCACGCCGTGACGGCCTTCGACGGCTCGCTCGTCGTCCCCGACGACGACGAGGAAGACGACATCATCGAGGCCTGA
- a CDS encoding MATE family efflux transporter, which produces MLALAWPMVAIQLLQVAYNIADTFWLGALSADAVGALSLAFPIIFLLISVAGGFTTAGTILVAQYMGADNDRKAGHIAGQTLSFVTIVATVIALAGFFLTRQMLGLIPADEATAAQIVPLAGDYMELFFLGMPALAGFFIFTSLMRGYGNTRTPLVVMVVSVVINVVLDPFLIFGWWIFPAMGIEGAAIATVFSRVVASALGLYVLFGTNVGPEILLPDLRPQLDDVRDIVRLGVPSALEQSSSSMAMIILTGMVATFPPAVVAAYGLGNRLVSLAFLPAMGMGQAIDTVVGQNLGAGKPDRAQRASYLSMQLVAVVMFVLALVAWVFSEPIVGVFLSTDTAQAAATIGHASDYLRIVAVMFVFMGVLQVALGTFRGAGNTRTALVFSLVTLWVGRVPATYYLVFVEGWGPTGIWIAVAIGDVIGCIAAVAWLSRGTWKESIVDEGSSGHQPADD; this is translated from the coding sequence ATGCTTGCACTCGCGTGGCCGATGGTCGCCATCCAACTGTTGCAGGTCGCCTACAACATCGCCGACACCTTCTGGCTGGGCGCGCTCTCGGCCGACGCCGTCGGCGCGCTGAGCCTCGCCTTCCCCATCATCTTTCTGCTCATCTCCGTCGCTGGGGGCTTCACCACCGCCGGGACCATCCTCGTCGCCCAGTATATGGGTGCGGACAACGACCGGAAGGCAGGCCACATCGCCGGACAGACGCTCTCGTTCGTCACCATCGTCGCGACCGTCATCGCACTGGCCGGCTTCTTCCTGACGCGGCAGATGCTCGGTCTCATCCCGGCCGACGAGGCGACGGCCGCCCAGATCGTCCCGCTCGCGGGCGACTACATGGAGCTGTTCTTCCTCGGGATGCCCGCACTGGCAGGCTTCTTCATCTTCACGTCGCTCATGCGCGGCTACGGCAACACCCGGACGCCGCTGGTCGTGATGGTCGTCAGCGTCGTCATCAACGTCGTTCTCGACCCCTTCCTCATCTTCGGCTGGTGGATCTTCCCCGCGATGGGGATCGAGGGGGCAGCCATCGCGACGGTCTTCTCGCGGGTCGTCGCGAGCGCGCTCGGTCTCTACGTCCTCTTCGGGACGAACGTCGGCCCGGAGATCCTCCTGCCCGACCTCCGACCCCAGCTCGACGACGTCCGCGACATCGTCCGTCTCGGCGTCCCGAGCGCGCTCGAACAGTCGTCGAGTTCGATGGCGATGATCATCCTGACCGGGATGGTCGCGACGTTCCCGCCCGCCGTCGTCGCGGCGTACGGTCTCGGCAACCGCCTCGTCTCGCTGGCCTTTCTGCCCGCGATGGGGATGGGCCAGGCCATCGACACCGTCGTCGGCCAGAACCTCGGTGCGGGCAAGCCCGACCGCGCCCAGCGGGCGTCGTATCTCTCGATGCAACTCGTCGCCGTCGTGATGTTCGTCCTCGCCCTCGTCGCGTGGGTGTTCTCCGAACCCATCGTCGGCGTCTTCCTCAGCACGGACACGGCGCAGGCCGCGGCCACCATCGGCCACGCCAGCGACTATCTCCGTATCGTCGCCGTGATGTTCGTCTTCATGGGCGTCCTCCAGGTCGCACTCGGAACGTTCCGCGGCGCGGGCAACACCCGGACGGCACTGGTGTTCTCGCTCGTGACGCTCTGGGTCGGCCGCGTGCCCGCGACCTACTATCTCGTCTTCGTCGAGGGCTGGGGACCGACGGGCATCTGGATCGCCGTCGCCATCGGCGACGTGATCGGGTGTATTGCCGCCGTCGCGTGGCTCTCCCGCGGGACGTGGAAGGAGTCCATCGTCGACGAGGGGTCGTCGGGTCACCAGCCCGCCGACGATTGA
- a CDS encoding phosphoribosyltransferase, with the protein MSDLPDEFKCTITNWDYIYDLCRDVSNQVKQDDFEPDVVVALARGGWFAGRCICDFLGMDDLTSLKMEHYVGTAQKSSEPEVRYPMPEGSVKGKDVLIIDDIADTGGSIKRADEYVNEREAGEVRTATLQLLQTSEFEPDYVGERLEEWAWVVYPWNFIEDMIDLIGGVMEKADEETFEADDVRHFLSEFHDVDRIEMEIAQPGRLPEVMSEMERRGFVESTGDGAWRLVENEGVGA; encoded by the coding sequence ATGAGTGACCTCCCGGACGAGTTCAAATGTACGATTACCAACTGGGACTACATCTACGATCTCTGTCGGGATGTCAGTAACCAGGTCAAACAGGACGACTTCGAGCCGGACGTGGTCGTCGCACTCGCCCGCGGTGGCTGGTTCGCCGGGCGGTGTATCTGCGACTTCCTCGGGATGGACGACCTGACGAGCCTGAAGATGGAACATTACGTCGGGACGGCCCAGAAGTCCAGCGAGCCGGAGGTTCGCTACCCGATGCCCGAGGGGAGCGTCAAGGGCAAGGACGTCCTCATCATCGACGACATCGCCGACACCGGCGGCTCCATCAAGCGCGCCGACGAGTACGTCAACGAGCGCGAGGCCGGTGAGGTCCGCACCGCGACGCTCCAACTGCTCCAGACGAGCGAGTTCGAGCCGGACTACGTCGGCGAACGGCTCGAAGAGTGGGCGTGGGTCGTCTATCCGTGGAACTTCATCGAGGACATGATCGACCTCATCGGCGGCGTGATGGAGAAGGCCGACGAGGAGACCTTCGAGGCCGACGACGTCAGACACTTCCTCTCGGAGTTCCACGACGTCGACCGCATCGAGATGGAGATCGCCCAGCCCGGCCGCCTGCCCGAGGTCATGAGCGAGATGGAGCGGCGCGGCTTCGTCGAGTCGACCGGCGACGGCGCGTGGCGGCTCGTCGAGAACGAAGGCGTCGGCGCGTAA
- the mtnP gene encoding S-methyl-5'-thioadenosine phosphorylase yields the protein MTIGFIGGSGIYESLPLSNTREEEVTTPYGEPSAPVTIGEFGDTGKEVAFLPRHGSDHGRSPTNLPYRANIYAFKKLGVTHIFASNAVGSLKEELPPGTLVVPDQIFDRTKHRKSTFFGDGIVVHQPITEPYAPELVEHLAEAAETATDAEVQQDGTYVCIEGPQYSTRAESEFYREQGWDVVGMTAVPEAKLAREAEIAYATVTGVTDYDVWKQDHEVTLEEVLENAAKNQEAIKRTVEEAIRTLPEDHECAAHSALEGTINTPVEAIPEETRERVDLFVGDYLDE from the coding sequence ATGACGATCGGCTTCATCGGCGGCAGCGGCATCTACGAATCGCTGCCCCTCTCGAACACCCGCGAAGAGGAAGTCACCACGCCCTACGGCGAACCCAGCGCGCCGGTCACCATCGGCGAGTTCGGCGACACGGGCAAGGAGGTCGCCTTTCTCCCGCGCCACGGCTCCGACCACGGCCGCTCGCCGACGAACCTCCCGTACCGCGCGAACATCTACGCGTTCAAGAAACTGGGCGTTACCCACATCTTCGCCAGCAACGCCGTCGGCAGCCTGAAAGAGGAACTGCCGCCGGGGACGCTCGTCGTCCCGGACCAGATCTTCGACCGCACGAAGCACAGAAAATCGACGTTCTTCGGCGACGGCATCGTCGTCCACCAGCCCATCACGGAACCCTACGCCCCTGAGTTGGTCGAGCATCTCGCCGAAGCCGCCGAGACGGCGACGGACGCCGAGGTCCAACAGGACGGCACCTACGTCTGTATCGAAGGACCGCAGTACTCCACGCGCGCAGAGAGCGAGTTCTACCGCGAACAGGGCTGGGACGTCGTCGGCATGACTGCCGTCCCCGAAGCCAAACTCGCCCGTGAGGCCGAAATCGCCTACGCGACCGTGACGGGCGTAACCGACTACGACGTCTGGAAGCAGGACCACGAGGTCACCCTCGAAGAGGTGCTGGAGAACGCCGCGAAGAACCAGGAGGCCATCAAGCGGACCGTCGAGGAGGCCATCCGGACGCTCCCCGAGGACCACGAGTGTGCGGCGCACTCGGCACTGGAGGGCACCATCAACACGCCCGTCGAGGCCATCCCCGAGGAGACCCGCGAGCGCGTCGATCTGTTCGTCGGCGACTATCTCGACGAGTGA
- a CDS encoding CPBP family intramembrane glutamic endopeptidase, which translates to MAQAVATPSPARPGRRAQLRAVLVALGLVLGALLVSTLVGVGVALPLILGGGFEPTSGTVLVASLFATQVSFVVVALLYLRRREWDVSLSVPTTRELKWVGGGVVATVVAAFGLLALSNALGVEPVESVIEAPILANPTLLLVLAGLSIVLVAPAEELLFRGVVQGRLRRTFGAPVAVGVASLLFASIHLLNLVTVGSGAVVMVGVIFVVALVLGVAYERTGNLAVPILVHGAYNTTLFLVSFLSLGGV; encoded by the coding sequence ATGGCCCAAGCAGTCGCAACACCGTCTCCGGCCCGCCCCGGCCGCCGTGCCCAGCTCCGTGCGGTCCTCGTCGCGCTCGGTCTCGTGCTCGGCGCGCTCCTCGTGAGCACGCTCGTCGGCGTCGGCGTCGCCCTGCCGCTGATTCTCGGCGGGGGGTTCGAGCCGACCTCGGGAACCGTCCTCGTCGCGTCGTTGTTCGCCACCCAAGTCTCGTTCGTCGTCGTCGCCCTGCTCTACCTCCGGCGACGTGAGTGGGACGTCTCGCTCTCGGTGCCGACGACGCGCGAGCTGAAGTGGGTCGGCGGCGGCGTCGTCGCCACCGTCGTCGCCGCGTTCGGGCTGCTTGCCCTCTCGAACGCCCTCGGCGTCGAACCGGTCGAGAGCGTCATCGAAGCACCGATTCTCGCGAATCCGACGCTCCTCCTCGTGCTCGCGGGGCTCTCCATCGTCCTCGTCGCGCCCGCAGAGGAACTGCTCTTTCGCGGCGTCGTGCAGGGTCGGCTCCGACGGACGTTCGGCGCGCCGGTCGCCGTCGGCGTGGCGAGCCTGCTCTTCGCGTCGATTCACCTGCTGAACCTCGTCACGGTCGGCTCCGGCGCGGTCGTGATGGTCGGCGTCATCTTCGTCGTCGCGCTCGTCCTCGGGGTAGCCTACGAGCGGACCGGCAACCTCGCGGTCCCG
- the ppsA gene encoding phosphoenolpyruvate synthase, with translation MAVTWLDDIRATDLETVGGKGASLGELTAAGLPVPPGFVVTAGTYRDFIEGAGIDDELFAAMDIDSEDSKALAGAQERAYELIMGTPMPEEVREEILETYRAIGGDEEAFVAVRSSATAEDLPDASFAGQQETFLNVREEALLDRVKECWASLFSQRAIYYRNQKGFPHHEVDIAVVVQQMVDAEKSGVMFTSHPSTGEPRVIIEAAWGLGEAVVSGAVSPDNYVVDRKTGEVVDVTVADKKLMHVKDEATGETVEVEVPEEKREERVLSDEEIGALVELGEQVEDHYETPQDVEWATVDGEIFMLQSRPITTISDNAVDAAASEAAANGGSEQAQGSGDVLLRGLGASPGIVSGSVRIVTKLDQLDKVAEGDVIVTEMTMPDMVPAMKRAAGIVTDEGGMTSHAAIVSRELGVPAVVGCGSATRELTDGQIITIDGDKGTIREGKETNDVKEREPVEDMRPKTPVKPMTATEVKVNVSIPEAAERAAATGADGVGLLRIEHMVLSLGMTPEKYIKENGERAYVDEIVEGVRTVAEEFYPRPVRVRTLDAPTDEFRQLPGGEDEPKEHNPMLGYRGIRRSLDKPDIFRHELEAFRRLFDMGYDNVEMMFPLVNDAEEIYRVKELMRSAGVDPEKRDWGVMIETPASALGIRNLAEAGIDFASFGTNDLTQYTLAVDRNNENVADRFDELHPAVLELIGSTIETCRELGVKTSICGQAGSKPKMVRFLVDEGVTSISANIDAVRDVQHEVKRVEQKLILDSVR, from the coding sequence ATGGCAGTAACTTGGTTGGACGACATCAGGGCTACGGACCTCGAAACGGTCGGTGGCAAGGGGGCCTCACTGGGAGAGTTGACGGCGGCAGGTCTCCCTGTTCCGCCGGGGTTCGTCGTGACTGCGGGCACCTACCGTGACTTCATCGAGGGTGCCGGCATCGACGACGAACTGTTCGCGGCCATGGACATCGACTCCGAGGACTCCAAAGCGCTCGCGGGAGCGCAAGAACGGGCCTACGAACTCATCATGGGCACACCGATGCCCGAGGAGGTCCGCGAAGAGATTCTGGAAACCTACCGCGCCATCGGCGGCGACGAGGAGGCCTTCGTGGCCGTCCGCTCCTCCGCGACGGCCGAGGACCTCCCGGACGCCTCCTTCGCGGGCCAGCAGGAGACCTTCCTCAACGTCCGCGAGGAGGCACTTCTGGACCGCGTCAAGGAGTGTTGGGCCTCGCTGTTCTCCCAGCGGGCCATCTACTACCGCAACCAGAAGGGCTTCCCCCACCACGAGGTCGACATCGCCGTCGTCGTCCAACAGATGGTCGACGCCGAGAAGTCCGGCGTCATGTTCACGTCTCACCCCTCGACGGGCGAGCCACGGGTCATCATCGAGGCCGCGTGGGGACTCGGCGAGGCGGTCGTCTCCGGTGCTGTCTCCCCCGACAACTACGTCGTCGACCGCAAGACCGGTGAGGTCGTCGACGTCACCGTCGCCGACAAGAAGCTGATGCACGTCAAAGACGAGGCGACCGGCGAGACGGTCGAAGTCGAGGTCCCCGAAGAGAAACGCGAGGAGCGCGTGCTCTCCGACGAGGAGATCGGCGCGCTCGTCGAGCTGGGCGAACAGGTCGAAGACCACTACGAGACGCCCCAAGACGTCGAATGGGCCACGGTCGACGGAGAGATATTCATGCTCCAGTCCCGTCCCATCACGACCATCTCGGACAACGCCGTCGACGCGGCCGCGAGCGAGGCCGCCGCAAACGGCGGGAGCGAGCAGGCACAGGGGTCGGGCGACGTGCTCCTCCGTGGACTCGGCGCGAGCCCCGGAATCGTCTCCGGGTCGGTCCGCATCGTCACGAAACTCGACCAGCTCGACAAGGTCGCCGAGGGCGACGTCATCGTCACCGAGATGACGATGCCGGACATGGTGCCCGCGATGAAGCGCGCCGCCGGTATCGTCACCGACGAGGGCGGGATGACCTCCCACGCCGCCATCGTCTCTCGGGAGCTTGGCGTCCCGGCCGTCGTCGGCTGTGGCAGTGCCACCCGTGAACTCACGGACGGCCAAATCATCACCATCGACGGTGACAAGGGGACCATCCGCGAGGGCAAGGAGACGAACGACGTCAAAGAGCGCGAACCGGTCGAGGATATGCGGCCGAAGACGCCGGTCAAGCCGATGACCGCGACCGAAGTGAAGGTCAACGTCTCCATCCCCGAGGCCGCCGAACGCGCTGCAGCGACCGGTGCCGACGGCGTCGGTCTCCTGCGGATCGAACACATGGTGCTCTCGCTCGGCATGACCCCCGAGAAGTACATCAAAGAGAACGGCGAGCGCGCCTACGTCGACGAGATCGTCGAGGGCGTCCGCACCGTCGCCGAGGAGTTCTACCCGCGGCCGGTCCGCGTCCGCACGCTCGACGCGCCGACCGACGAGTTCCGCCAGCTCCCCGGCGGCGAGGACGAGCCGAAAGAGCACAATCCGATGCTCGGCTACCGCGGGATTCGACGGAGCCTCGACAAGCCCGACATCTTCCGTCACGAGCTGGAGGCCTTCCGCCGCCTGTTCGACATGGGCTACGACAACGTCGAGATGATGTTCCCGCTCGTCAACGACGCCGAGGAGATCTACAGAGTGAAAGAGCTGATGCGGTCGGCCGGGGTCGACCCCGAGAAACGCGACTGGGGTGTCATGATCGAGACGCCCGCCAGTGCCCTCGGCATCCGCAACCTCGCGGAGGCGGGCATCGACTTCGCCTCCTTCGGCACGAACGACCTCACGCAGTACACGCTCGCTGTGGACCGCAACAACGAGAACGTCGCCGACCGCTTCGACGAACTCCACCCCGCCGTCCTCGAACTCATCGGGTCGACCATCGAGACCTGCCGCGAACTCGGCGTCAAGACGAGTATCTGCGGCCAGGCCGGCTCGAAACCCAAGATGGTCCGGTTCCTGGTCGACGAGGGCGTGACCTCGATCTCCGCCAACATCGACGCCGTCCGCGATGTCCAACACGAGGTCAAGCGCGTCGAACAGAAGCTCATCCTCGACTCGGTGCGGTAA
- a CDS encoding AN1-type zinc finger domain-containing protein: MVTCERCGETLTEPRPCSYCGSQFCADHRLPESHDCAGLDEWRDTGGHFDSGFDDSMSAED, encoded by the coding sequence ATGGTGACCTGTGAGCGATGTGGAGAGACACTCACCGAGCCGCGGCCCTGTAGCTACTGTGGGTCGCAGTTCTGTGCCGACCACCGGCTTCCGGAGTCACACGACTGTGCGGGACTCGACGAGTGGCGGGACACGGGTGGACACTTCGACAGCGGCTTCGACGACTCCATGTCCGCCGAAGATTAG
- a CDS encoding nucleoside deaminase, giving the protein MSHDTAADVDESHLRRALALAREAADAGDEPFGSLLVRDGEIVAESCNTIHTDDDVTAHPELKLARWAARELDAGELAETTMYTSTEPCPMCAGAMYHAGLRRVVFSTSAETVGEIAGAGLVMPSSEVFARGAESVETVGPVLESEGRAVHESFW; this is encoded by the coding sequence ATGAGCCACGACACAGCCGCCGACGTCGACGAATCCCATCTCCGCCGCGCGCTCGCTCTCGCTCGTGAGGCCGCCGACGCTGGCGACGAACCGTTCGGTTCGCTCCTCGTCCGCGACGGCGAGATCGTCGCCGAGTCGTGCAACACCATCCACACCGACGACGACGTGACCGCCCACCCGGAGTTGAAGCTCGCGCGGTGGGCCGCACGGGAACTCGATGCTGGCGAACTGGCCGAGACGACGATGTACACGAGCACTGAACCCTGTCCGATGTGTGCGGGGGCGATGTACCACGCGGGACTCCGGCGGGTCGTCTTCAGCACGTCAGCCGAGACCGTCGGCGAGATTGCGGGCGCGGGACTCGTGATGCCCTCGTCGGAGGTCTTCGCCCGCGGTGCCGAGTCGGTCGAGACGGTCGGCCCGGTCCTCGAAAGCGAGGGGCGGGCGGTCCACGAGTCGTTCTGGTGA
- a CDS encoding AEC family transporter, producing MSLLAIFASAILPIVALAGVGFLLGRTKSVDPGPLNTVVVYVLAPALVFHSLATTDLGGGTLVRVVAGVTVYTVVMILIAEGVGRLFGRSDPLLSALVLVSAFPNSGNYGIPVSEFAFGATGRSTAVLYLATQSVLVYTVGVYIASRGGGTSGLAGVGRAFKIPLVYAVLAALAARWLGIVPPETATAMATLKLVGDASIPVMLLILGLQLARTDYGAALRQAGTANVLKMVVAPVVGIGVALALGFEDPTVAKVFALECAMPAAVTPLILVAEFAGGEQVGGVDVAEYVSTVVLTTTLVSVPLLTVFIALLDAGVVF from the coding sequence GTGAGCCTCCTCGCTATCTTCGCCTCGGCCATCCTCCCCATCGTCGCGCTGGCGGGCGTCGGATTCCTCCTCGGCCGCACCAAGAGCGTCGACCCCGGCCCGTTGAACACCGTCGTCGTCTACGTTCTCGCCCCCGCACTCGTCTTTCACAGCCTCGCGACGACCGACCTCGGCGGAGGGACGCTGGTCCGCGTCGTCGCGGGCGTCACCGTCTACACTGTCGTCATGATTCTGATCGCCGAGGGCGTCGGCCGCCTGTTCGGCCGCTCGGACCCCCTGCTCTCGGCACTCGTCCTCGTCAGTGCCTTCCCCAACTCCGGCAACTACGGGATTCCCGTCTCGGAGTTCGCCTTCGGCGCGACCGGTCGCAGTACGGCCGTCCTCTATCTGGCGACACAGAGCGTCCTCGTCTACACGGTGGGCGTCTACATCGCCTCCCGCGGCGGCGGGACGAGCGGTCTCGCCGGTGTCGGCCGTGCGTTCAAGATTCCGCTGGTCTACGCCGTCCTCGCCGCGCTCGCCGCGCGGTGGCTCGGCATCGTTCCCCCGGAGACGGCGACGGCGATGGCGACGCTGAAACTCGTCGGCGACGCCTCTATCCCGGTGATGCTCCTGATTCTCGGTCTCCAACTGGCCCGTACTGACTACGGGGCGGCACTCCGACAGGCCGGGACGGCGAACGTGCTGAAGATGGTCGTCGCGCCCGTCGTCGGCATCGGCGTCGCGCTCGCGCTTGGCTTCGAGGACCCGACGGTAGCGAAGGTGTTCGCGCTGGAGTGTGCCATGCCCGCGGCGGTGACGCCGCTCATCCTCGTCGCGGAGTTCGCCGGTGGCGAGCAGGTCGGCGGCGTCGACGTCGCCGAATACGTCAGCACGGTCGTCCTGACGACGACGCTCGTGAGCGTCCCGCTCCTGACGGTCTTCATCGCCCTGCTCGACGCCGGGGTCGTGTTCTAA
- a CDS encoding S8 family peptidase, producing the protein MSKFNRRTFLQLTGSAVGAATLGAGQVAAQESESRFFINLRDVDRSAIPDDIEIIHDLSQADVLVARGDQSSVDGTTVSDITIDLSDDTTGAVASRDGPSAAGGSASHNHDGAPSNTEYQWDKRVQDLTNDLTDKPGGGKSVHDTTTGEGTRIAVVDSGVDDSHPDLADVVNDDLSENVSEDSYDWRPNGAGDHGTHVAGIIAATNSNDAPGGGVLGTAPDTEIVSYRMFSGETGKQGDGYAAWVKAAEAGCDAINYSVGIPAPYVYPDQFPVLLEELRIAEQIAAYVRSQGTVIVNSAGNDGLDMSPETTLSLPTEAEGVFGVSATGPIGYGWGGKHSDNEAKWLTGNRLEEPTTQPAFYTNYGSPVDVSAAGGNADLEAFNDGVEGAANDLVYSTVQGGYGWKAGTSMAAPQVSGAVALVRSLRPDASVEEVETLIQETASMPESGETYHGAGHLDLEALVAAAK; encoded by the coding sequence ATGTCGAAGTTCAATCGACGGACGTTTCTCCAGCTCACGGGTTCGGCAGTCGGCGCGGCGACCCTGGGTGCTGGGCAGGTCGCTGCACAGGAGTCCGAATCGCGGTTCTTCATCAACCTCCGAGACGTCGACCGCTCGGCGATTCCGGACGACATCGAAATCATCCACGACCTCTCGCAGGCGGACGTGCTGGTCGCCCGCGGCGACCAGAGCAGTGTCGACGGCACGACCGTCAGCGACATCACCATCGACCTGAGCGACGACACCACCGGCGCGGTCGCCTCACGGGACGGCCCGAGCGCGGCCGGAGGGAGTGCGAGCCACAACCACGACGGCGCGCCCTCGAACACGGAGTACCAGTGGGACAAGCGCGTCCAGGACCTCACCAACGACCTCACGGACAAGCCCGGCGGAGGCAAGTCGGTCCACGACACCACAACCGGCGAGGGGACCCGCATCGCCGTCGTCGACAGCGGCGTCGACGACAGCCACCCCGACCTCGCGGATGTCGTCAACGACGACCTCTCGGAGAACGTCTCCGAGGACAGCTACGACTGGCGACCCAACGGTGCCGGCGACCACGGCACCCACGTCGCCGGCATCATCGCGGCGACGAACAGCAACGACGCTCCCGGCGGCGGCGTCCTCGGCACCGCACCCGACACCGAGATCGTCTCCTACCGGATGTTCTCCGGCGAGACGGGCAAGCAGGGCGACGGCTACGCCGCCTGGGTGAAGGCGGCCGAAGCGGGCTGTGACGCCATCAACTACAGCGTCGGCATCCCCGCTCCGTACGTCTACCCCGACCAGTTCCCGGTGTTGCTCGAAGAGCTTCGTATCGCCGAGCAGATCGCGGCGTACGTCCGCTCGCAGGGAACGGTCATCGTCAACTCCGCCGGAAACGACGGACTGGACATGAGCCCGGAGACGACGCTCAGCCTCCCGACGGAGGCAGAGGGCGTCTTCGGCGTCAGCGCGACCGGTCCCATCGGCTACGGCTGGGGCGGCAAGCACAGCGACAACGAGGCGAAGTGGCTCACGGGCAACCGACTGGAGGAGCCGACGACCCAGCCCGCGTTCTACACGAACTACGGCAGTCCGGTCGACGTGAGTGCCGCGGGCGGCAACGCCGACCTGGAGGCGTTCAACGACGGCGTCGAGGGGGCCGCGAACGACCTCGTCTACTCGACGGTGCAGGGCGGCTACGGCTGGAAGGCGGGCACCTCGATGGCGGCCCCGCAGGTCTCGGGTGCCGTCGCGCTGGTCCGCTCGCTCCGCCCCGACGCCTCCGTCGAGGAGGTCGAGACACTCATCCAAGAGACCGCCAGTATGCCCGAGTCGGGCGAGACCTACCACGGTGCCGGCCATCTCGACCTGGAGGCACTGGTCGCGGCCGCGAAGTAA